In the genome of Gemmatimonadota bacterium, one region contains:
- a CDS encoding discoidin domain-containing protein, translated as MRREHQTTQAVRGGVYRTTLFVALLTLCGVALAAAPHAGSAQTSSAPRTPTANLRARTRASEQRRASAPITDALVTVHTNRPAVNRFDPRSTFGGGLDGHGKGVVPLVFTNANIAAMKTVGVAMATVRLRTELGVQSWHWNPRGRWSDAAHQRGYWLSDDSSTAPILLTHGYRLPRRGTTDEIDNAGFSRLDDGDTVSFWKSNPYLDHRFTGTADSLLPQWVIVDLGRPLPVDAMRIHWGAPHASAFRVQYWRGENVHDVDEHPPGRWVTFANGNERSGRGGTALRRLSDAPVSTRFVRLVLTASAYGPAPSAAPNTEPLTSGAHQPTTDARDSSGYAIREIEIGTLEGNTLRDAVRHGADSHRQSTTYASSTDPWHRATDIDIELEQPGFDRVFRSTLTFGRPAMIPVPVLYGTPEDAAAEIRFLRRRGYPIGRIEMGEEPDGQFVTPEDYATLYAQVARAIRAHWPTAPLGGPGFQGLESRVMFAWPADSAGDSASETWIPRFLASLAERGRPGDFTFFSFEWYPYDDICGTSAPQLTAASERITDRLQRIEHDGLPASIPRIIAEYGYSAFAGQSQVELAGALLNADIVGRFLSLGGREAYLYGWEPTSLDKSARCTQWGNNMLFLTDDQRRIRARVATYYGAQLMMREWVTPSGGDHTMFAAESDVHDSDDNELLSAYVVHRPDGTWSTMLVNKDPDRAFRVTLDFGAAFGGRATGPRTVLSYSDAEYAWHADGTKGRPSKSLPPRTSTRRAGETIVVPPYSLTVLRETRSP; from the coding sequence ATGAGGCGAGAGCACCAAACGACGCAAGCCGTGCGCGGCGGCGTATATCGAACGACGCTATTCGTTGCGCTGCTCACGCTCTGCGGCGTGGCGCTCGCGGCCGCACCGCATGCCGGGAGCGCGCAAACCTCCTCAGCCCCCCGCACACCGACGGCCAACCTGCGGGCCAGAACCCGCGCGAGTGAACAACGCCGCGCGAGCGCGCCGATCACCGACGCCCTCGTCACCGTGCACACCAATCGCCCCGCCGTCAATCGCTTTGACCCGCGCTCCACCTTCGGCGGCGGCCTCGACGGCCACGGCAAGGGCGTCGTGCCGCTCGTCTTCACAAACGCGAACATCGCCGCCATGAAAACCGTCGGCGTCGCCATGGCCACCGTGCGCCTGCGCACCGAGCTTGGCGTACAGAGCTGGCATTGGAATCCACGCGGACGCTGGAGCGATGCGGCTCACCAGCGCGGCTACTGGCTGTCTGACGATTCGTCCACCGCGCCGATTCTCCTCACGCACGGCTATCGGCTGCCTCGACGCGGCACCACCGACGAAATCGACAACGCCGGTTTCTCGCGTCTCGATGACGGCGACACCGTCTCCTTTTGGAAGAGCAATCCCTACCTCGACCATCGCTTTACGGGTACGGCGGACTCCCTGCTCCCACAATGGGTGATCGTGGACTTGGGGCGTCCGCTTCCTGTGGATGCGATGCGTATTCACTGGGGCGCGCCGCACGCCTCCGCGTTTCGCGTGCAGTACTGGCGCGGCGAAAATGTGCACGACGTGGACGAACATCCCCCTGGGCGTTGGGTCACCTTTGCCAACGGCAACGAGCGCTCGGGCCGCGGCGGCACGGCACTGCGCCGACTCTCCGACGCGCCGGTGAGCACGCGCTTCGTGCGCCTCGTACTCACCGCGAGCGCGTACGGTCCCGCACCATCCGCTGCGCCGAACACCGAGCCGCTGACATCCGGCGCACACCAACCAACCACCGACGCGCGCGACTCCTCCGGCTACGCGATTCGCGAAATCGAAATCGGCACCCTCGAGGGCAACACGCTCCGCGATGCGGTGCGCCACGGCGCAGACTCGCACCGCCAATCCACCACGTACGCCTCGAGCACCGATCCCTGGCATCGCGCCACGGACATCGACATCGAACTCGAGCAGCCTGGCTTCGATCGCGTCTTCCGTAGCACACTCACGTTCGGACGTCCGGCAATGATCCCTGTGCCCGTGCTCTACGGCACACCCGAGGACGCGGCCGCAGAAATTCGTTTCCTGCGCCGACGCGGCTACCCGATTGGCCGCATCGAAATGGGCGAGGAGCCCGACGGGCAGTTCGTGACCCCCGAGGACTACGCCACCCTCTACGCACAGGTCGCACGCGCCATTCGCGCCCACTGGCCCACCGCACCACTCGGCGGACCGGGCTTTCAAGGGCTCGAAAGCCGCGTGATGTTCGCGTGGCCAGCCGACAGCGCTGGCGACAGCGCGAGCGAAACGTGGATTCCGCGCTTTCTTGCGTCGCTCGCCGAGCGCGGACGCCCGGGCGATTTCACCTTTTTTTCGTTTGAGTGGTATCCGTACGACGACATCTGCGGTACCTCCGCACCGCAACTCACCGCCGCGTCCGAACGGATCACCGATCGGCTCCAGCGCATTGAACACGACGGACTCCCAGCCAGCATTCCGCGCATCATCGCCGAATACGGCTACTCCGCATTCGCGGGGCAGTCGCAGGTGGAACTGGCGGGCGCCCTGCTCAATGCCGACATCGTCGGCCGCTTTCTCAGCCTCGGCGGACGCGAAGCCTACCTGTATGGATGGGAGCCCACGTCACTCGACAAGAGCGCGCGCTGTACTCAGTGGGGCAACAACATGCTCTTCCTCACTGACGACCAGCGTCGCATACGCGCACGCGTGGCTACCTATTACGGCGCGCAGTTGATGATGCGCGAATGGGTAACGCCGAGCGGAGGCGACCATACGATGTTCGCCGCGGAGAGCGACGTTCACGACAGCGACGACAACGAACTCCTTTCCGCCTACGTTGTGCACCGCCCGGATGGGACGTGGTCGACCATGCTCGTGAACAAGGATCCGGACCGCGCCTTTCGCGTGACACTTGATTTTGGCGCCGCGTTTGGCGGTCGAGCGACCGGGCCACGAACCGTGCTCTCATACTCGGACGCCGAATACGCCTGGCATGCCGACGGCACCAAGGGACGTCCGTCGAAAAGCCTGCCGCCTCGCACGAGCACCCGGCGCGCGGGGGAGACGATCGTCGTGCCACCCTATTCGCTCACCGTGCTGCGCGAAACACGATCGCCCTAG
- a CDS encoding ketoacyl-ACP synthase III codes for MTYAAITGWGACMPPAILTNDDLSTFLETSDEWITSRTGMQQRRVSHVTAVELSTVAATRALACAGLDPKDVDLIIYGGVSNEELVPNSASGVQVALGAKHAAAIDLNTACTSFCYGLTTATAMIKTGVVRNAVVIGVELISRYMDWSNRNVAVLFGDGAAAVVLQSTDNEEGVLGSVLGCDAEARQSLRVRGFGCGYAGLDISFGDTLWDFDGSIIFKRAVKAMAESSVKVLQQCGVSPEDVSLVIPHQANLRIIESVAKHAGIPMEKVVVTVQKYGNMSAATVPVALCEALSEGRVKPGSYMLMPAFGGGLTYNALLVKWGSRITPLGSSDIELPPCTRTALEMVNDIRSHQDPHGRSKAGLMAPVFAEQRLGA; via the coding sequence ATGACATACGCCGCCATCACTGGCTGGGGCGCTTGCATGCCGCCGGCCATTCTGACCAACGACGACCTCTCCACCTTCCTCGAGACATCGGACGAGTGGATTACCTCGCGCACTGGCATGCAGCAACGCCGTGTGTCGCATGTCACCGCCGTGGAACTCTCCACCGTGGCGGCCACTCGTGCCCTCGCCTGCGCCGGACTCGATCCAAAAGACGTGGATCTTATCATCTACGGCGGCGTGAGCAACGAAGAACTTGTGCCCAACAGCGCGTCCGGCGTGCAGGTGGCATTGGGCGCCAAGCATGCGGCGGCGATCGATCTAAACACGGCGTGCACGTCGTTCTGTTACGGCCTCACGACAGCGACCGCCATGATCAAAACGGGCGTGGTGCGCAACGCCGTGGTGATTGGCGTGGAGCTCATCAGTCGCTACATGGATTGGAGCAACCGCAATGTCGCGGTGCTCTTCGGCGACGGCGCCGCCGCGGTCGTGCTGCAGTCCACCGATAACGAAGAAGGGGTGCTCGGCAGCGTCTTGGGATGCGACGCTGAGGCGCGGCAATCATTGCGCGTACGCGGCTTCGGATGCGGCTATGCCGGGCTCGACATTTCCTTTGGCGACACGCTGTGGGATTTTGACGGCTCCATCATCTTCAAGCGCGCGGTCAAAGCCATGGCCGAGTCTTCGGTGAAGGTGTTGCAGCAGTGCGGCGTGTCGCCGGAAGACGTGAGCCTCGTCATTCCGCACCAAGCCAACCTGCGCATCATCGAGTCCGTGGCAAAACACGCCGGCATTCCGATGGAGAAGGTCGTGGTCACGGTGCAGAAGTACGGCAACATGAGTGCCGCGACGGTGCCGGTCGCACTCTGCGAGGCGCTGTCAGAGGGACGAGTGAAGCCGGGCAGTTATATGCTGATGCCCGCGTTCGGCGGGGGGCTCACGTACAATGCGCTACTCGTCAAATGGGGCTCGCGCATCACGCCGCTGGGCAGCAGTGACATTGAACTGCCGCCGTGCACGCGCACCGCGCTTGAGATGGTGAATGACATTCGGAGCCATCAAGATCCGCACGGTCGTTCGAAGGCTGGATTGATGGCCCCGGTGTTCGCTGAGCAGCGACTCGGCGCCTAA
- a CDS encoding ATP-binding protein: MRVRPWPSSLRARLTLWYSLLLALPLVGFAFAGYFTFGVTLQARTDHFIGDALSALSREVAAERRATAGTPAAIRATIDEVRFRDLHIVVLDATGAVIAMTALADNDRQPTTTPSPEVGREVLAALRGRDLSAPLAFTFPNERDHYRVLARPLTVGAESYRIAGAYSLRDSDDMLARIRRTFLIAIPLLVASAAAGASVLAKRSLAPVASMAAHAAEISATNLTQRLPVGGGDELVGLARVINDLLDRLEHSFEQQRRFVADASHELRTPTAILRTEADVTLARDHRTEEEYRASLTVMRNATRRLTRIVDDLFLLARADAGHLVMQHAPLYLDELVLDTTRAVRAVAQRRGVQLELTATADAPFTGDADLLGRLLLNLLDNAIKYSPEGGTVSVALAHTGDHYDVTVRDAGIGIPEEAQARVFERFYRVDAARSRDESAEAADLTLSTDGSDRLAAIAASTASGAGLGLAIARRIAEMHGGRLTLSESAPGCTIFQLSLPTRTG, translated from the coding sequence ATGCGCGTGCGTCCGTGGCCGTCGTCGCTCCGTGCCCGCCTCACGCTCTGGTACTCCCTGCTCCTCGCCTTACCGCTCGTTGGCTTTGCCTTCGCGGGCTACTTCACCTTCGGCGTGACGTTGCAGGCACGCACCGACCACTTTATTGGCGACGCCCTCTCCGCACTGTCGCGTGAGGTGGCCGCCGAACGTCGGGCCACAGCCGGCACGCCAGCGGCCATTCGCGCCACCATCGATGAAGTGCGCTTTCGCGATCTGCACATCGTCGTGCTCGACGCCACCGGCGCGGTGATCGCCATGACAGCGCTGGCGGACAACGACCGGCAGCCGACCACCACTCCCTCACCGGAAGTGGGTCGCGAAGTCCTGGCCGCACTGCGCGGCCGTGATCTCAGTGCGCCGCTCGCGTTCACCTTTCCCAATGAACGGGACCACTATCGCGTGCTCGCGCGTCCGCTGACGGTGGGAGCCGAATCGTATCGCATTGCCGGCGCCTATTCGCTGCGCGACTCCGACGACATGCTCGCGCGCATTCGGCGGACCTTCCTCATTGCCATTCCCTTGCTCGTGGCCAGTGCGGCGGCCGGCGCCTCGGTCCTCGCCAAACGCAGTCTCGCCCCGGTGGCCTCCATGGCCGCGCACGCCGCCGAGATCAGCGCCACAAACCTGACGCAACGCTTGCCCGTGGGCGGCGGCGACGAACTCGTCGGCCTCGCGCGCGTGATCAACGACCTGCTCGACCGACTCGAACATTCGTTCGAGCAGCAACGGCGATTTGTGGCCGATGCCTCGCACGAACTGCGCACCCCAACCGCCATTTTGCGCACCGAGGCCGACGTCACACTGGCACGCGACCATCGCACAGAAGAGGAATACCGCGCCTCGCTGACGGTCATGCGAAACGCGACGCGTCGACTCACGCGCATCGTTGACGACCTGTTCCTGCTCGCGCGTGCCGACGCCGGCCACCTCGTCATGCAGCACGCGCCGCTCTACCTCGACGAGCTCGTGCTCGACACTACGCGCGCCGTACGGGCCGTGGCACAACGCCGAGGCGTGCAACTCGAGCTCACCGCCACCGCCGACGCGCCCTTCACTGGTGACGCCGATCTCCTGGGTCGCCTCCTGCTCAACTTGCTCGACAATGCCATCAAGTATTCGCCCGAAGGTGGTACGGTGTCGGTGGCGTTGGCGCACACCGGTGACCACTACGACGTCACCGTTCGCGACGCCGGCATCGGCATTCCGGAGGAGGCGCAGGCGCGCGTCTTCGAGCGGTTCTATCGCGTGGATGCGGCGCGCTCGCGCGACGAAAGCGCAGAGGCTGCCGACCTCACGCTGAGCACCGATGGCTCCGATCGGCTGGCGGCGATTGCCGCGAGCACCGCCAGCGGCGCAGGACTGGGCCTCGCGATCGCACGGCGCATCGCGGAAATGCACGGGGGCCGACTCACGCTGAGTGAGTCCGCCCCGGGATGCACCATCTTTCAATTGAGCTTGCCGACCCGCACCGGATGA
- a CDS encoding alpha/beta hydrolase, with protein MRRLLNTVIKVLVVLVAADIAYATWRIPERTTIDASARAGAPGKFATLSAGVTHYELSGPDTGRLVVLVHGFSVPYYIWDSTVVALTGAGYRVLRYDLYGRGYSDRPDVAYSGALFDQQLDGLLDSLHVTTPVDLVGLSFGGFVTAHYAAGHAARLRTLTFVDPVAGSPAPPGIFRWPVLGLWLWNVTQLPGKAESQTSDFLHPEHYPDWADKYRPQMRYNGFGRALLSSATEASRVPMETIYGAVAKTGVPTMLIWGKQDQTVPFTLSDVVRRAIPAIEFVPVDSAGHLPHIEQSQVVHTRLLAFLGAHAAK; from the coding sequence ATGCGTCGTCTGCTGAATACGGTCATCAAAGTTCTCGTGGTGCTCGTGGCCGCCGATATTGCGTACGCCACGTGGCGTATTCCAGAGCGGACAACAATCGACGCATCGGCACGCGCCGGCGCACCAGGAAAGTTCGCGACGCTCTCCGCGGGCGTCACGCACTACGAGCTCAGTGGGCCCGATACGGGGCGCCTGGTGGTGCTCGTGCATGGATTCTCGGTGCCGTACTACATCTGGGACTCGACGGTGGTCGCGCTCACCGGGGCAGGGTATCGCGTATTGCGCTACGACTTGTACGGGCGTGGGTATTCGGATCGTCCGGATGTAGCGTACTCGGGCGCACTGTTCGACCAACAGCTCGACGGCTTGCTCGACTCGCTCCATGTGACAACGCCAGTGGATCTCGTGGGCCTCTCATTTGGCGGCTTTGTGACGGCGCACTACGCGGCGGGGCACGCCGCGCGGCTACGCACGCTCACCTTTGTGGATCCTGTCGCAGGATCTCCCGCACCTCCCGGCATTTTTCGATGGCCGGTGCTTGGGCTGTGGCTCTGGAACGTGACGCAGTTGCCAGGCAAAGCCGAGAGTCAGACGAGCGACTTCTTGCACCCCGAGCATTATCCCGACTGGGCGGACAAGTATCGCCCGCAAATGCGCTATAACGGGTTTGGGCGCGCGCTCCTCTCGAGTGCCACCGAGGCGTCGCGCGTGCCGATGGAGACGATCTACGGCGCGGTGGCCAAGACCGGTGTGCCGACCATGCTCATCTGGGGAAAGCAAGACCAGACGGTGCCGTTCACCCTCTCGGACGTGGTGCGGCGGGCGATTCCCGCCATCGAGTTTGTACCTGTGGACTCGGCGGGGCACCTCCCGCATATCGAACAGTCGCAGGTGGTGCACACGCGGTTGCTCGCCTTTCTCGGGGCGCACGCCGCCAAGTAA
- a CDS encoding response regulator transcription factor — MRLLFAEDDRQLRASITRGLREAAYVVDQAATGTQALALALASDGSYDALILDVLLPGKDGIEVCRTLRERGNQLPILMLTALDGVDQRIAGLDAGADDYLTKPFDFGELLARLRALTRRRGDDPPPRLVVGDLVIDTLRHTSRRGAREIPLTATEFAFVVYMARNAGRVVSRAELLSHVWGDTRATFSNILDVYASRLRHKIDDGEAVAFFSTVRGSGFLLEATVTTKTAKSPSAARTKSPVATAPKKPSAPRAARAARAAQAKRGKRRPE, encoded by the coding sequence ATGCGCCTCCTCTTCGCCGAAGACGACCGCCAACTGCGGGCCTCCATCACCCGGGGGCTGCGCGAGGCCGCCTATGTGGTCGATCAAGCAGCCACCGGCACGCAGGCGCTCGCCCTCGCCCTCGCATCTGACGGCAGCTATGACGCGCTCATTCTCGACGTCCTGCTCCCAGGCAAGGACGGCATTGAGGTCTGCCGCACGCTGCGTGAGCGCGGCAATCAGCTCCCGATTCTCATGCTCACCGCGCTCGACGGCGTGGACCAGCGCATTGCGGGCCTCGACGCCGGCGCGGACGACTACCTCACCAAGCCCTTCGACTTCGGCGAACTCCTCGCGCGCCTCCGCGCCCTCACACGCCGCCGCGGCGACGATCCGCCACCTCGGCTCGTGGTGGGCGATCTCGTCATCGACACGCTTCGCCACACGTCGCGGCGCGGCGCCCGGGAGATTCCTCTCACGGCCACCGAGTTCGCCTTTGTGGTGTACATGGCGCGCAACGCCGGGCGTGTGGTCTCGCGCGCGGAGTTGCTCTCGCACGTCTGGGGCGACACGCGCGCCACCTTCTCCAACATCCTCGACGTGTACGCGAGCCGACTCCGTCATAAAATCGACGACGGCGAAGCGGTCGCGTTCTTCTCGACGGTGCGCGGGAGCGGCTTTCTGCTCGAAGCGACGGTCACAACCAAGACCGCCAAGAGCCCCTCCGCCGCCCGCACCAAGAGCCCGGTCGCCACGGCGCCCAAAAAGCCGAGTGCGCCACGCGCCGCGCGCGCCGCGCGCGCGGCGCAAGCCAAGCGCGGCAAGCGCCGCCCGGAGTGA
- a CDS encoding DUF4143 domain-containing protein encodes MLPLLYTAGDLPPVATTAEPVRRLFTAPAGSFWLLGPRGTGKLTLALQLCPSAVLVDLLDPTVERRLLSRPETFASLIGDRGDVVICEIGRVPDLVDTVPRLAARHRDRRFVLTSSNARPLRRERGNVFSRRLPRARLHPYVAGELGARFQLSEAMRMGLMPMVVEALRPGLERADYIERFVKEEVKREQLVQHYDHFVRFLDGAAHAQATQLRPAQLARNCEIPKKSVQQFLTVLEDLFVVERLDPFVHRARRALFTDPKLFFFDAGIQRSLLPRFAQEAFDDVDAAALEGVVFQHLTAWASWAPSAHRTLGFWRTRSGAEVDFVVHSHDEFLGIDVKNVTRLSDDDLRGALAFHKDYPHAKPVVLYRGTERIEERGVLCTPVQEFLQRLHPSRPLGVAARTG; translated from the coding sequence ATGCTACCTCTCCTGTACACGGCCGGCGACCTGCCGCCCGTGGCGACCACGGCTGAACCTGTCCGCCGGCTGTTTACGGCGCCCGCAGGAAGCTTCTGGTTGCTTGGCCCTCGCGGCACAGGAAAGTTGACGCTCGCGCTCCAGCTCTGCCCCAGCGCGGTGCTCGTGGATCTGCTCGATCCCACCGTGGAACGCCGACTGCTCTCGCGTCCCGAGACCTTCGCCTCGCTCATTGGCGACCGCGGCGACGTGGTCATCTGTGAGATTGGCCGCGTCCCCGACTTAGTCGACACCGTGCCCCGACTCGCGGCGCGCCATCGGGATCGACGCTTTGTCCTCACGTCGTCCAACGCTCGTCCGCTGCGGCGAGAACGCGGTAACGTGTTCTCGCGCCGCCTCCCGCGCGCGCGGTTGCATCCGTACGTGGCCGGAGAGCTGGGCGCGCGCTTTCAACTGTCGGAAGCCATGCGCATGGGGCTCATGCCGATGGTCGTGGAAGCGCTGCGCCCCGGACTCGAACGCGCCGACTATATCGAGCGATTCGTGAAAGAAGAGGTGAAGCGCGAACAGCTCGTGCAGCACTACGACCACTTCGTGCGCTTTCTCGACGGCGCCGCGCACGCACAGGCCACGCAACTCCGGCCGGCGCAGCTCGCGAGGAACTGCGAAATCCCAAAGAAATCGGTGCAGCAGTTCCTGACGGTGCTCGAGGATTTGTTTGTGGTGGAGCGACTCGATCCGTTTGTGCACCGGGCGCGGCGGGCGCTCTTTACCGACCCCAAGCTCTTTTTCTTTGATGCGGGGATTCAGCGTTCCTTGCTTCCCCGTTTTGCCCAAGAGGCGTTTGACGACGTGGACGCCGCGGCGCTCGAGGGCGTGGTGTTTCAACATCTCACGGCGTGGGCCTCGTGGGCGCCGTCGGCCCATCGCACGCTCGGGTTTTGGCGCACGCGCTCGGGTGCCGAGGTGGACTTCGTGGTGCACAGCCACGATGAGTTCCTAGGGATAGACGTGAAGAATGTCACACGCCTCTCCGACGACGACTTACGCGGCGCGCTCGCCTTTCACAAAGACTATCCGCACGCCAAGCCGGTAGTGCTGTATCGCGGCACCGAACGCATTGAAGAACGCGGGGTGTTGTGCACGCCCGTGCAGGAGTTTCTGCAACGGCTGCACCCGTCGCGGCCGCTCGGCGTGGCGGCGCGCACGGGGTGA
- a CDS encoding helix-turn-helix transcriptional regulator, which yields MIRFHLAALLKRKGWTPYRLSRETGLTVPTAYRLADPELQFGRFTADTLARICRVLDVQPGDLLSYQPTPRPRRAKKASR from the coding sequence GTGATTCGTTTTCACTTGGCCGCCCTCCTCAAACGGAAGGGTTGGACCCCGTACCGTCTCTCCCGGGAAACCGGGCTGACCGTCCCCACCGCGTACCGCCTGGCCGACCCCGAGCTCCAGTTTGGGCGCTTCACCGCCGACACCCTGGCCCGCATCTGCCGCGTGCTCGACGTACAGCCCGGCGACCTCCTGTCGTATCAGCCGACACCACGCCCTCGGCGCGCCAAAAAGGCGTCCCGCTAG
- a CDS encoding tryptophan-rich sensory protein: MRDSRFPDAWRPWITTASVLAAITVNALANIIPFNGQNTGQISDRFQIYFVPAGYVFSIWGVIYIGWLAFAAFQMLGTQRQSPRIVRLGYWFALSNVLNAAWLFCWHYNQFVLSLAVMVALLTTLIICYRRLGVGHVTVTRAERWCVDIPFGLYLGWISVATIANAADVLYYIDWNAWGLAPQHWTVLLLGTACAIGAAMAHEHGEVAFPLVLTWAFIGIARRQSGSHGLPDAGLVISAAWVAAGVAVLLALYGARRRTARA; encoded by the coding sequence ATGCGCGACTCCCGATTCCCGGACGCGTGGCGTCCCTGGATCACGACCGCGTCGGTCCTCGCCGCGATCACGGTCAACGCCCTCGCCAACATCATTCCGTTTAATGGCCAAAACACCGGCCAGATCTCGGATCGCTTTCAGATTTATTTTGTGCCGGCCGGTTACGTATTTTCGATTTGGGGTGTGATCTACATCGGCTGGCTTGCATTCGCCGCCTTCCAAATGCTTGGCACGCAGCGCCAGTCACCGCGCATCGTACGTCTCGGTTATTGGTTTGCGCTCAGTAATGTGCTCAACGCCGCGTGGCTCTTTTGTTGGCACTACAATCAGTTTGTGTTGAGCCTGGCCGTGATGGTCGCGCTCCTCACCACGCTCATCATTTGCTACCGCCGACTCGGCGTGGGGCACGTCACCGTCACGCGCGCCGAGCGGTGGTGCGTGGACATTCCGTTTGGTTTGTACCTCGGCTGGATTTCCGTTGCGACCATCGCGAACGCGGCCGACGTGCTTTACTACATCGATTGGAACGCGTGGGGGCTCGCCCCCCAACATTGGACCGTGTTGCTGCTTGGCACCGCGTGCGCGATTGGCGCCGCCATGGCCCACGAGCACGGCGAGGTCGCCTTTCCGCTCGTCCTCACCTGGGCGTTCATCGGCATTGCACGACGGCAATCGGGCTCGCACGGACTCCCCGACGCCGGCCTCGTGATTAGCGCGGCGTGGGTGGCGGCAGGAGTGGCCGTGCTGCTCGCGCTCTATGGCGCTCGCCGACGCACGGCACGGGCCTGA